The Nitrospiria bacterium genome has a segment encoding these proteins:
- a CDS encoding Fur family transcriptional regulator encodes MSNVVVILKRLKESGYRLTRLREAMIGELGTSKKLLSAGEMIEVLKKRKLAFHKTSIYRELDFLIEQGMVKKVNLGDKEDRFEFALMPHHHHAVCHKCGDIQHIDLEEEVRKMEHRLIRQQFKAERHLVEFFGLCRNCQ; translated from the coding sequence ATGAGTAACGTGGTCGTGATCCTTAAGAGACTGAAAGAAAGCGGATACCGCCTTACGCGACTTCGAGAAGCCATGATCGGTGAACTTGGTACGTCCAAAAAGCTGCTCTCGGCGGGTGAAATGATCGAGGTTTTAAAAAAAAGGAAGCTGGCGTTTCACAAGACGTCCATCTATCGAGAACTTGATTTTCTCATCGAACAAGGGATGGTGAAGAAAGTCAACTTGGGCGATAAAGAAGACCGGTTTGAGTTTGCTCTTATGCCGCATCACCATCATGCGGTTTGCCACAAGTGCGGCGATATCCAACACATCGATCTTGAGGAGGAAGTGAGAAAGATGGAACACCGGTTGATCCGTCAACAATTTAAAGCGGAGCGTCACCTTGTCGAGTTCTTCGGCCTTTGCAGGAATTGCCAATAA